The Pyxidicoccus xibeiensis genome includes the window ACGCCGCCGGGGTGACGCACCGCCATCCATCGCGAGGCGGCCTCGATGGAGCGAAGGTTCGAGCGGATGTTCTCGTTCCACTGCCCGAGCCGCACGTAGATGTGCGAGGGCATGTGCAGCGCGTGCGGCACCTGGGGGGCGACGGCCGCGTAGGCATCGGCGGCCTTCAGGCCCTGCTGGGCGATTTCCGGATAGTCGTAGGCGTGGATGAGGTAGTGGACCAGCCCGGGGTGCTTCGGGTGACTCGCCCAGGCGCGCTCGAGCAGCCCGGCCGCGCGCTTCTGCTGCGCGAGCGAGCGGTCCTCCTTCGGCGCGGTGCCGAGCAGGGCGAGCGAATAGAAGGCCGTCACCTCCACGTCTGCCGGAAAGCGGCGGTGGAGGTCCTCGAGCGTCGCCCGGAACGCCTCTGCCCGGCCGCCCGGCGTTGGCGCCCCTCCATGACACGACGGGATGCCCTCGGCGCTCCCGTTCTTCGCGCTGCCGCTCTTCACGCCGGGCGGCAGCCGGTCATGCCAGTAGGCGTGGATGGCGGAGATGAGCCCCACTTCAATCGGGCTCTTGCCTCCGAGCTTGAGGGCGCGGTCGGCCGCCGCGGTCCCGGCGGCGATTCCCTCGGGGGACGGGGGCGCCCAGAGCGGGTGGTAGTACGTCATCGCCTCTCCCCACCACGCCGTCGCGCAGCGCGGATCCCGCTCCGCCGCCTTCTGGAAGGAGGTGCGGGCCTCCTCGTAGAAGAAGCTGTGGAGGAGCGCGACGCCGCGCTCCAGCTCCGGGCGCGCGGCGGGTGCACAGCGCTGGTGCACGGAGACTGCGCCCACTGCCCCCAGGTCGAGCTGCGGGTTCGCGACAGGCGCGGCGCCGAGCGACAGCGCGAGCGCGGAAAGACAAAGTACGGTCTGCATGGTGTACCCCCCTCGACCCGACACGTTGCCGCCGGAGGGGGGGCGAGGGCAAGTGCCGAGATTCGAAACGTATGTTCAGCGCCTGCAGCTCCGCGGGGGCCGCTTGGAAAGCTTCCGCGTCTGGTCACTTCCGCTTCAGGTAGCGCAGGAGAAGCGTCACGAGCTCCTCCTGGAGCAGCCCCCGGGAGAGGGCCTCGGGGCGCTCCACCACTGCGCGGTGGATGACCGCGTGGGACACCGTGTCGATGAGCCACAGGGCCAGCTCCGGGTCCGGCACGTCGGTGCGGAAGCGGCCCAGGGCCTCGAGCATGGGGGCGTCCTCGGGCTCCCACTTCCGTGCCCGGCGTGCGGGCAGTTCCTCCGTCAGCGCGTGGTGCAGCTTCGGGTCCACCGCGTGCGCGGCGAAGCCCAACGCCACCAGCGTGCGGACGAGCTCCTCCAGGTTGTCGAACTTCCGATTCGCCAGCACCTCACGCGCCGCCTCGCGCTGCTCCTTCACGTGCCGGCGCGACACCTCCGCCACCAGCGCTTCCTTGCCAGGGAAGAACTGGTACAGCGACGCTACATTGACGCCCGCCCGCTCGGCGATGCGGTTCGTCGTCAGCTTCGCGTACCCGTCGCGCACCAGAATGTCAGCAGTCGCCTGCACCAGCGCGTCCACCGTCGCACGCGAGCGCTCCTGCGTGGGGGTCTTCCGAGGGGAAAGCTTCGTGCGCGGCATGCCGGACTCCCGGGCGGGGAACGCAAGCTGACAACATAAGCACTTCCTTACATTCTTGTCTCCGTCGCTTCAGGGCCACCCCGGCTCTCGCGACTGGAGACCGCCATGCCCCTCTCGTCCCCCCAAGTGCTTGTCGTGGGCGCGGGCCCCACGGGCCTCACGCTCGCGTGTGACCTTGCCCGCCGGGGCGTCCGCGTGCGCATCGTGGACGCGGCCCCGGCGCCCTTCGTGGGCTCCCGGGGAAAGGGGCTCCAGCCGCGCACGATGGAGGTGCTGGACGACCTGGGTGTGCTCGACGCCGTGCTTGCCGCGGGCTGCTCCTATCCCCGGCTGTGCTTCCACTGGCGGCGCTTCGCCGTGGGGCGCTGGACGATGATGGCCCACCACGCCGCGACGCCCGACGTGCCCCATCCCAATCCATGGCTCGTGCCCCAGGCGCGCACCGAGGGCATCCTGCGCGACCGGCTGGCGTCACTGGGACACGCGGTGGGGCTCGGCACCGCCCTCACCGGCTTCACCCAGGACGACGCAGGGGTCTCCGCCACCCTCACCCGCGATGGCGCGTTGGAGAGCGTTCGCGCTGACTACCTGGTGGGCGCGGACGGCGGACACAGCCGTGTGCGCAAGCTGCTGGACCTGCCCCTCCACGGCGCCACCCACGAGGAGGAGCGCATGGTCGTGGGCGACGTGCGCGTGGACGGCCTGTCCCGCACGCACTGGCACGTCTGGCCCTTCGCGACGGGGGGCATGATGGCGCTGTGCCCGCTGCCCGGCACGGACCGCTTCCAGCTGGTCCTCCAGGTGAAGAAGGGTGGCACCGTGCCGGAGCTCACCGAGGCCGCGTTGAACCAGCGCATCCAGGAAGCAGCCCGCCCTGGCCGCGCGCTGCGCCTGCACGACGCGAGCTGGCTGTCCGTGTTCCGCCCCAACGTGCGCATGGTGGACCGCTACCGCGTGGGCCGCGTCTTCATCGCGGGCGACGCCGCGCACGTACACCCGCCCGCGGGTGGCCAGGGCCTCAACACCGGCGTGCAGGATGCCTACAACCTGGGCTGGAAGCTGGCCCACGTCCTCCAGGGCGCGGCCCCCAGCCTGCTCGACACCTACGAGGCGGAGCGGCTGCCCATTGCCGCGCGCGTGCTCGGCCTGTCCTCACGGCTGCACGCCGGCATGCGGCAGCGTCAGTGGAAGTCCATGAATCGGGGCGATGAGGAGCGGCAACTGGGCCTGAGCTATCGCGGCGGTCCGCTGGCGCCGGAGTCCGCGGGTGACACCGCCCGCCTGCGCGCGGGAGACCGAGCCCCGGATGCACCGTGCGTGGATGCGCACGGCCAGCCCTTCCGCCTGTTCGACGCGTTCCGGGGCCCTCACTGGACGCTGCTCGCCTTCGGGCCGAAGGCCACGGCCACGGCCGCATGGGGCCGCTCCCGCTTTGGCGGTTCCGTGCGCGGCGTCGTCCTCCACGCGCGCGCAACGGCTCCTGGTGCCGACGCCCTGCTCGACGTGGGCGGACACGCGCACCGGGCCTACGACGTGGCCCCGGGCGCGGATGCGCTCATCCTGGTGCGCCCGGACGGCTATGTGGGGCACACCTCCCGGCCCGGCGACCGCGCCGCCCTGGAGTCGTATCTGTCACCATGGCTGTCCACTGCTCCGTCCCAGGGGCGGCGCTCCGAAGAACCCCGGGAATGTCCCCATGCGGGGACCTGCACCGTGACGGAGCAGGGCCTCAACTAACCTGACATAAGGCTGTCACGGGCCGGGTGCATCCTGGCTTCATGAACGCGAATACACCTCCGACCCTGACCCTGCTCGAGCTCGCCGACGCGGCGTTGCCCGGCCACGAGAGCTACTCCCCCTTCTGCCTCAAGGTTCACCGTGCCCTGAAGTACGCAGGCCTGCCCTACACGCGTGCCTGCGCGGCGAACCCCGCCGCCCACCGTGCCCATAACCCGACGCGACAGGTTCCCGTGCTGCTCGTGGGGGACGAGGCGGTACCTGATTCCACGAGCATCCTCACCTGCATCCAGCGGCTCGCTCCTGGCCGCATCGCTGTCAGCCCCGAGGCCCTTCTCTGGGAGGAGCTGGCCGACACCGCACTCAACGGCTTCCTCGTGGCCTCCCGCTGGGCGGATCCGCGCAACTGGCCCGCCACCCGCTCGGCCTACTTCGGCGCGATGCCGGCGCCCGTGCGTGCGGTGGTGCCGGCGCTGCTCCGGCGCAAGGTGGTCCAGGGACTGGTGGCACGCGACGTGTGGCGCGCGGGCCCGGAGGCCTGCTGGCGCCGCTTCGGGGTGTTGCTCGACCAGCTCGACGCCCGGGCTCCCGAGCAGGGCTACTGGCTGCCGGGTTCGCTCAGCGTGGCGGACCTGGCCCTCTTTGCGCAGCTCCACAGCCTGCGCACGCCGCTCACCTCCTGGCAGAGGGGAGAGGTGGCACGTCGCGCGCGCCTGAGCACGTGGCTGGACCGGGTGGACACGGCCACCCGCATGCTGACCGCACCGCTTCGCGCCGTGAGCTGAGGTTTCCTCACGCCCACCTGGGGCGCACGTCTGTTCATTCGATGAGCGCCCGCCACGCGGCGAGGGCGTCGCGATGCCGGACCACGACGGAGTCCCAGGGCTGGTCGGCGGCGACGAACTCGAAGAACCGGGCGATGGCGCGACGCTGGGCGTGGCTCCATCGGTTCATCGCGTCGGGAGGCGAGGGCTCGAGGAGCGCCAGCAGGGTGAAGCCCTCGCACCTCCCCGCGGGATGGTGGAGTGCGTAGGAGCGGAAGGCCGGCAGGTAGAACGACCGGGCGCTGTCATCGAGCCAGAGGTAGACCGAGTTCAGCTCGAACGCGCGCTCGATTTCGCCATCGGAGACCCTCCGCCAGTCGAGGGTCTCCGCCGTCGCCCGGGCCTGTGCGAGCTGGGCTTCGGGCACCTCTCGAAAGGCCTTCTCGTCATCGAGCACGGCCTCACCCAGCGGGCGGCCGACGAGGGGGGCGGGAGCAAAGGCCTCGTGAATGGCGCGGAGCACCGAGGCGCGTGCCTCGTGGACGCCGAGGCCGCGCATGAGCTCGTCGGAGAAGAGGGAAGGGCGAAGGTGGAGGTCCGAGAGCAGGTCGCGAAGGCGACGGCGGGTCTCCGCGCCCGGCGTCTCCGCCATGGTGCGCTCGACGAAGTGCGCGAGCGTGGCCTCGAAGACCTCCCAGGGCATGTCGCCTGGCCGCAGGAGGTGGCGGCCCTCTCCCCTGGCCAGCCCGGGCTCGGTGAAAGCCCGCGAAAACAAGTCGAGCAGGTGAGGGTCTGACTCGGGCATCGGTGTGCGGTCCTAACATGGCTGGCGTTCCATGCGTCCGGGCAGGTGGAGCCGGCGGCGGGATGGGCTACATTGCGGCCGCGCGATGAGTTTCGGGCCCCGGGCAAGGCGAGGAGCAAAGTGGCCACGGTGGCTCACCGCGGGCTGGCGTGCGCGGGCAGCGCGTGGGCGTCCACGCCCGAGGCTCCCGCTCTTCCGGAGCAGGCCCTGAAGGCCCCCCCAGCCGCTGCTGGGCGTGGTGGTGGCCAGCCAGGCGCTGGACGTCGTCTCCGAGGTGGAGGGCCGGCTGGCGGAGGTGCCCGCGCACCTGGACAAGCGCGTGCAGGCCGGGGAGGTGCTGGCCTCGCTGGACGTGGAGCCGCTGCGGTTGGAACTGGAGGCGCGCAAGGCCAACCCCATGGTCGTCAATCGCACTCTCTTCACGGCGACGCTGCTGGACAACGGCAAGGTCCTCGTCTCGGGAGGATGGAGAGCCGGTACCTACCTTACGTCGGCGGAGGTATATGACCCGGCTTCGGGCACCTGGAGCTCGACGGCCCCCATGGCCTCTGCTCGCCGCCAGCACACGGCAACGCTGCTTCCCAACGGCAAGGTCCTCGTCGAAGGTGGAGGAGACCCGCAACCGGGGCTGGCGCGGTGAGGTGTGTCTCAGGCGTGTCACGCAGGAACAGGCGCCCTGTCACGCTCCCGCGCGGGCCTTTGGAAAGCGCGCTGTTTCCCTCTGAAGAAGCGGGCGCTGCGCGCATGTGCACGGGGGTTGCAAACGGGCATGGCGGCGCAAGCGATTGCCGGCGCGCGCCCCATCCCCACCGGCAGACCCACGAAGACCACCATGCGTTCTTCTTCCTTCCTCGCCGTCTGCGGCCTCGGCCTGCTCTCCCTCGTTGCCACGGAGGCCCGTGCTGAGGACTGCGCCACCATGCTCCAGCCGCACTTCAACTGGGTGCAGACGGGTGACACCAACTCCCGCGCGTATGACGTGAACGTGCGGGCCGTGTCCATTGTCAACGTGAGCGGCGGCGGGCGGCGGGGCCTTGCTTCATCGCTCACCGGAAAGGTCACCACCTACAACCCGGCCTACTGCCGCGTCACGGGCGGACTCTATACGTGTTACCCGGCCCGGATTAACGGCGGCTCCCCCAATGCCAGCCAGGTCTTCAGCGACCGGAGCTACTGGACGGGGGACTTCGCCGCGGGCTACCAGGACTTCTCGGCGTACTCCCGTGACAGCTGGAGCATCTCACTGGCCTCCACGGGCCTCGTGACGCTGTATTCGACCACGTGGAACTTCACCACCACGGTGACGCCGACGGGCTGCGGGAACGGCGTGCTGTATGGCTTCGAGACCGGCGGCACGACGTTCTGGTCCTTCACCTTCGAGAACGTCGACAACACCATCTACATCAAGTGAGCCGCGGTGGCGCCACTGTGCGGCGCTGAGCCCTCCCGGGACTTGATACGACCCTCGTCCCGAAGCACGCGCTCCTGAAGCTGCCGCCTGCCGTGCGGCACCAGTACACGCTGTGCGGAAGGGGACGCTCTCCGAGGTGAGGCGCACCTCGGAGGGCCGGCTGCTCTGGCTGCAGGAACTCTCCCAGGGGCGGCTCGTCCGGTCCGTTCGGTATCTCAGTCAGGGCGCGCTGAGAGACGAGCGCTGGAAGTACGGCGACGCAGGACAGCTGGCGCGCTTCGACGTGGACGGGTCCGATGACCTGGGCCTGCGGGAGCAGCTCCAGGTTCAGTACACGTACCAGCGAGACGTGCGCGGGGACACGCTCATGCCAGTCCCTGGTGCACGCAGGGCGGGTTCAACCCTCATTTCCTGCCCGTGGATTTGGACAGCGACGGGTCGTGAATCCTTGGAGGGCACGTCTTCTTCCCTGCTACTCGATGGCGGGCGGCTCCGGCTCGAGGAGGTGGGGCGCCTCGTCCTTTCCCTCATCCCGCAAGCGGAGCGCACGGTCGATGCGCGCCGCGGCGCTGATGAGCCCCAGGTGGCTGAAGGCCTGCGGGAAGTTGCCCAGCTGCTCCCGTGCCAGCGGGTGGATCTCCTCCGCGAGCAGTCCCAGGTGGTTCGACGCCTCGGCATGCGCGACGAAGACGTCCTCCGCTTCCTCGATGCGGTTCGCCAGCGCCAGCGCCTCGGCCAGCCAGAACCCGCACAGGATGAAGCCTCCCTCGGGCCCGCCGACCCCGTCATCCATCCGGTAGCGACGGATGAACGGGCCCGCCCCCAGCTCCGCGCGCAGCCAGTCGATGGTGCGCAGGATGAACGGGTCCCTCGCGCGGAAGCACCCGGCGATGGACAGCAGCAGCAGCGAGGCATCCGGGTCGTTTCCTCCGTAGGCGCCGACGAAGTGCTTCCGCGCCGGGTCCACGCCGTTGCGGAGGATGTCGGTCCGGATGACGTCCGCCAGGTCCGTGCAGGACTGCTCCAGCGCGGGCTCGCCGAAGAGCCGGGACAGGTGCTGCCCCCGGCGCAGCGCCAGCCAGCCCATCAGCTTCGAGTGCACGTTGTGCCGCATCTCCCGGCGAGGCTCCCAGATGCCATGGTCCGGCTCGCGCCAGCGGCGCGCGGTGGTGTGGATGACCGAGCGCAGCAGCCGCCAGGTGCGCAGCGGCAGCCGGCCACCGAAGCGCTCGTACAGCCAGGCCGCATCGAGCAGCGCGCCCGCGGTGTCGAACTGGAACTGGTCCCTGGCGCCGTTGCCAATCCGCACCGGGCGCGAGCCCTGGAAGCCGGCCAGGTGGAAGAGCTCCTGCTCGGGCGGCACCTGGCCCCCGTCCAGCGTGTACATCACCTGGAGCGGGTCGCCGCGCTGCAGCGTGTCGCGCACGAAGTGGAAGAACTCGCGCGACTCGGTGAGGAACCCGAGCAGGTTGGTGGCGCGCACCGCCATGGCCGAGTCGCGGACCCAGCTGAAGCGGTAGTCCCAGTTGCGCGGCCCGCCCATCCACTCGGGGAGCGACGT containing:
- a CDS encoding TetR/AcrR family transcriptional regulator, with protein sequence MPRTKLSPRKTPTQERSRATVDALVQATADILVRDGYAKLTTNRIAERAGVNVASLYQFFPGKEALVAEVSRRHVKEQREAAREVLANRKFDNLEELVRTLVALGFAAHAVDPKLHHALTEELPARRARKWEPEDAPMLEALGRFRTDVPDPELALWLIDTVSHAVIHRAVVERPEALSRGLLQEELVTLLLRYLKRK
- a CDS encoding FAD-dependent oxidoreductase, which codes for MPLSSPQVLVVGAGPTGLTLACDLARRGVRVRIVDAAPAPFVGSRGKGLQPRTMEVLDDLGVLDAVLAAGCSYPRLCFHWRRFAVGRWTMMAHHAATPDVPHPNPWLVPQARTEGILRDRLASLGHAVGLGTALTGFTQDDAGVSATLTRDGALESVRADYLVGADGGHSRVRKLLDLPLHGATHEEERMVVGDVRVDGLSRTHWHVWPFATGGMMALCPLPGTDRFQLVLQVKKGGTVPELTEAALNQRIQEAARPGRALRLHDASWLSVFRPNVRMVDRYRVGRVFIAGDAAHVHPPAGGQGLNTGVQDAYNLGWKLAHVLQGAAPSLLDTYEAERLPIAARVLGLSSRLHAGMRQRQWKSMNRGDEERQLGLSYRGGPLAPESAGDTARLRAGDRAPDAPCVDAHGQPFRLFDAFRGPHWTLLAFGPKATATAAWGRSRFGGSVRGVVLHARATAPGADALLDVGGHAHRAYDVAPGADALILVRPDGYVGHTSRPGDRAALESYLSPWLSTAPSQGRRSEEPRECPHAGTCTVTEQGLN
- a CDS encoding glutathione S-transferase family protein, coding for MNANTPPTLTLLELADAALPGHESYSPFCLKVHRALKYAGLPYTRACAANPAAHRAHNPTRQVPVLLVGDEAVPDSTSILTCIQRLAPGRIAVSPEALLWEELADTALNGFLVASRWADPRNWPATRSAYFGAMPAPVRAVVPALLRRKVVQGLVARDVWRAGPEACWRRFGVLLDQLDARAPEQGYWLPGSLSVADLALFAQLHSLRTPLTSWQRGEVARRARLSTWLDRVDTATRMLTAPLRAVS
- a CDS encoding DUF6714 family protein, with the translated sequence MPESDPHLLDLFSRAFTEPGLARGEGRHLLRPGDMPWEVFEATLAHFVERTMAETPGAETRRRLRDLLSDLHLRPSLFSDELMRGLGVHEARASVLRAIHEAFAPAPLVGRPLGEAVLDDEKAFREVPEAQLAQARATAETLDWRRVSDGEIERAFELNSVYLWLDDSARSFYLPAFRSYALHHPAGRCEGFTLLALLEPSPPDAMNRWSHAQRRAIARFFEFVAADQPWDSVVVRHRDALAAWRALIE
- a CDS encoding glycoside hydrolase family 15 protein — its product is MDLYSAARRMARPFRFSNPASHREIPLAGRGIIGDGSSCALVRPDGVIDWLCFPRFDSPSVFAGILDEEHGGITGITPVVWPFESLQRYDPDTNVLETLFRFERKGAVRIIDYMPWTNDPRSTVHEVHRRIECLEGAVELNVVFDPRFGYGASETRLEREEHGLVARGARGERLVAVLSGEAEWQPCREQQGQPCRGHTGLQARIRLGAGERRWMVLSWDSDRPEPIAAYRPFDHLRDTRQAWREWSQALHYEGPWRHHVLRSALVLKLLMYGPTGAMVAAPTTSLPEWMGGPRNWDYRFSWVRDSAMAVRATNLLGFLTESREFFHFVRDTLQRGDPLQVMYTLDGGQVPPEQELFHLAGFQGSRPVRIGNGARDQFQFDTAGALLDAAWLYERFGGRLPLRTWRLLRSVIHTTARRWREPDHGIWEPRREMRHNVHSKLMGWLALRRGQHLSRLFGEPALEQSCTDLADVIRTDILRNGVDPARKHFVGAYGGNDPDASLLLLSIAGCFRARDPFILRTIDWLRAELGAGPFIRRYRMDDGVGGPEGGFILCGFWLAEALALANRIEEAEDVFVAHAEASNHLGLLAEEIHPLAREQLGNFPQAFSHLGLISAAARIDRALRLRDEGKDEAPHLLEPEPPAIE